AATGGTCTGATCTAGATGATTTATTTGCTTGCACAGTTATTATACCAACTCTAAATCAAGAACAAAAAGTAACACAATTTTGTCAAGATACCTTTGAAATTAGTAAAATTATTAGACGAGGGCAAAATAAAAAATCTCCCGAAACTTTTCGATTCGACTCAACTAGAATTTATGCTCATTTAAAAAGGGTGGAAGATGCTAACGCAGACCAGTCGTTAAGTATTTTTAATATTCAATTTGAAATTCAAATTAAAAGTGCTTTTGAACACGCATGGGCAGTTTCAACTCATGATTTGGTTTATAAAAGTTCTGAAATTGATTGGAAGAGATTCCGTTTAGCAGCACAAATAAAAGCTACTGTTGAACAGCTAGACACACTGATTCTGGCATTTGAGCAAGTATCTCCTACTATACAAGAGAGTGACTGTCTTGAAATCAAAAGAAAGCGTCAATTAGCTGTCGCCACCCAAGACCTATTTAAGCAAGCAAAAATTCCCCCAGAACTTAAACCAAAAGATATAACTCGTTTTTGCGATAACTTATACAGTATTCTTGCCAGTGCTGGGAAAGAGGACAAAGTTCAAGAGGTTATTAAGTGTATTAGAGAAAAAGTTCAGGCAACACCAACTAATAAAATTCCTCTTAGCATCTCCTTGCTCCAATATTTTTTGGCGATTTTAGTAGACAATAAAATTATTATTTTGCCTTTGGAAAAGTATTATTATCACATAACCGAACAATTGATCACGCTTTATCCAAATTGTTTTTCTAATGTTGATTCTGCTTTTAAATATGATACTTAACTGTTTCAACCTTTTTGCACTATTTTTAATATCAGACTGACCAAACCCACCAGCTGTATTCTAGCTCGTCGCTGGCGTCACCAATGCGATCGCTAATGTTGTCCTCTGCGTCAACGTAACAGGCTAAAAAAGCCCCCGCAAAATTTATTATTAATCCTATTTTGTTTTAATTCCAAAAATATTGGACAGGTGCATTAGCTAAATTCTGATGAATTAAAACAGAGGATATAAACCAAGAATACTTCAACGGATAGAAACGAATGCGATCGCTTTGGTGTACGCTGCTTTTTAAGATGCAGTACCCAGAACTAAGCAGGAGGTGTCATGACTTCACAACAAGCGAGAGCAAACGAGCGGGTGCTGGTCGCAGGTGCTACGGGAGGCGTAGGACAACTGACGGTAGCAAAGCTATTGGAAAAAGGCTATACAGTTCGCGCTCTCACCCGCAGCGCTGAAAAAGTTCAGAAAATGTTTGATAATCGGGTGGAAATTGCCATCGGCGACATACGCCAATCAGCCACCCTCGCTTCCGCCGTAGAGAACGTTACCCACATCATCTGTTGTACCGGAACCACAGCCTTTCCGTCCACAAAATGGGATTTTGACCAACTTGACCAGGCTAAGGGTTTCCAAAGTCTAATTGAATGGGGCAAAATACTTATAGATGCAGATTACCGCAATACAAAAGCTAGGAATAGCCCCTTACAAGTCGATGCATTAGGAGTTATCAACCTAGTCTCTGTAGCCCCAAAAAATCTAAAGCGGTTTGTTTTTGTATCCTCCTGCGGTATCTTGCGGAAAGATAAACCACCTTTCAGCATTCTTAATGGATTTGGCGTACTCGATGCCAAAGAAAAAGGCGAGCAAGCTATTATCAATTCTGGATTACCCTACACTATTATTCGCCCAGGACGCCTGATTGATGGCCCCTACACTTCATATGATTTAAATACGCTTATGAAGGCAACAACAGATGGAAAATTGGGCGTCATCGTGGGTACGGGCGATACTTTAAACGGCGATAATAGCCGGATTGACGTTGCAGCTGCCTGCGTAGAATGCA
This Microcoleus sp. FACHB-831 DNA region includes the following protein-coding sequences:
- a CDS encoding SDR family oxidoreductase, translating into MTSQQARANERVLVAGATGGVGQLTVAKLLEKGYTVRALTRSAEKVQKMFDNRVEIAIGDIRQSATLASAVENVTHIICCTGTTAFPSTKWDFDQLDQAKGFQSLIEWGKILIDADYRNTKARNSPLQVDALGVINLVSVAPKNLKRFVFVSSCGILRKDKPPFSILNGFGVLDAKEKGEQAIINSGLPYTIIRPGRLIDGPYTSYDLNTLMKATTDGKLGVIVGTGDTLNGDNSRIDVAAACVECISNPASERKVFEIVNKGSRPSSIDWEGLFSSLR